In a genomic window of Halobiforma lacisalsi AJ5:
- a CDS encoding amphi-Trp domain-containing protein — MVETVSAEQVSPEEVAEKLRTIAEELEDGDEATVRAGNKTVDLRPSDSIAYEVSVRERSSILRGQREAVTLKLGWRPPGATEEAAPDAGAEVEGE; from the coding sequence ATGGTGGAAACCGTCTCCGCCGAACAGGTCAGTCCCGAGGAAGTCGCCGAAAAACTGCGTACCATCGCCGAGGAACTCGAGGACGGCGACGAGGCGACGGTGCGTGCCGGGAACAAGACGGTCGATCTCCGTCCGTCTGACTCGATCGCGTACGAAGTAAGCGTCCGCGAGCGGTCGTCGATCCTGCGAGGGCAACGTGAAGCGGTGACGCTGAAGCTAGGGTGGCGACCGCCGGGAGCGACGGAAGAGGCCGCACCGGACGCGGGAGCGGAGGTGGAGGGAGAATAG
- a CDS encoding UbiA family prenyltransferase, translated as MALSRRGTGVRTTTHAFWSQVHPVFMLPPLAASLFGAILARDVAPSLAAIHVVAMFAAVYTAHVKDGYVDFHVRGEDDDHPLTERGCQVGLALSTTVFAACVVFLGVAVDLVAVALTVPTWLIAYHHAPQLDTNPLTATTGYPLGISLSLLGGFYVQAEAFAAVPIGFAVVFLVLLSGVKVIDDAQDYDYDRSIQKRTVAVAVGPTRAYDVAYGLMATALLAVVAFAVARVFPPSSALAALAFAAVAAVARRAEPDLATMLLIRGSYVFLAILVAAVWFEPLVGTG; from the coding sequence ATGGCGCTCTCGCGACGTGGGACCGGCGTCCGGACGACGACCCACGCGTTCTGGTCGCAGGTCCATCCCGTGTTCATGCTCCCACCGCTGGCTGCGTCGCTGTTCGGTGCGATTCTGGCTCGAGACGTCGCTCCCTCCCTCGCCGCGATCCACGTCGTCGCGATGTTCGCGGCGGTGTACACGGCCCACGTCAAGGACGGCTACGTCGACTTCCACGTTCGCGGTGAGGACGACGACCACCCACTGACGGAACGCGGCTGTCAGGTCGGCCTCGCACTCTCAACGACGGTGTTCGCGGCGTGTGTCGTCTTCCTGGGCGTCGCGGTCGACCTCGTCGCGGTCGCGCTGACCGTGCCGACGTGGCTGATCGCCTACCACCACGCGCCACAACTGGACACGAACCCGCTGACGGCCACCACGGGGTATCCGCTCGGCATCTCGCTTTCCCTGCTCGGGGGGTTCTACGTCCAGGCCGAGGCGTTCGCCGCAGTCCCGATCGGGTTCGCGGTCGTCTTCCTCGTGCTCCTGTCGGGAGTCAAGGTGATCGACGACGCCCAGGATTACGACTACGATCGGTCGATCCAGAAGCGAACCGTCGCCGTGGCCGTCGGGCCGACACGGGCCTACGACGTCGCCTACGGGCTGATGGCGACCGCGTTGCTTGCCGTCGTCGCGTTTGCCGTCGCCCGTGTCTTCCCCCCGTCGTCAGCCCTGGCCGCGCTGGCGTTCGCGGCGGTGGCCGCCGTTGCCAGGCGCGCCGAGCCGGACCTCGCGACCATGCTGCTGATCCGAGGGTCGTACGTCTTCCTGGCGATCCTGGTCGCGGCGGTGTGGTTCGAGCCGCTGGTCGGTACCGGGTAA
- a CDS encoding beta-propeller fold lactonase family protein → MSDRLLVLNKDSDTMSVIDAEAGDTETVVETEFNPHEIAVTPDGEKAYVTCSLGDTLLAFDTETWERTAEIEHEGFDFPHGLAIRERAGELWLASTYSSRVYVIDLESDEILTDFPTHQDKSHMVALTPDEERAFVANIGSGNVTAIDCEERRILADPEVGEEPEGIEVHPEAGLLVANQEDGMLSVLDPETLEKTGRALLGETPIRVVSSPDGRHVLVPNRESNDVSLIDTEHVRDGERQPWEIARIPVGIWPGGTVFAPDGNRAFVANNKTNDVSVIDCETWTETERYGTELHPDGIAYLER, encoded by the coding sequence ATGAGCGATCGGTTGCTCGTCCTCAACAAGGACTCCGATACGATGTCGGTGATCGACGCCGAGGCCGGCGACACCGAGACGGTCGTCGAGACCGAATTCAACCCACACGAGATCGCTGTGACGCCGGACGGCGAGAAGGCCTACGTCACTTGCTCGCTCGGCGACACGTTGCTCGCTTTCGACACCGAAACGTGGGAGCGGACCGCGGAGATCGAACACGAGGGGTTCGACTTCCCCCACGGGCTGGCGATCCGGGAGCGGGCGGGCGAGTTGTGGCTCGCCTCAACCTACAGCAGCCGCGTCTACGTGATCGACCTCGAGAGCGACGAGATCCTGACGGACTTCCCGACCCACCAGGACAAGTCCCACATGGTGGCGCTGACCCCCGACGAGGAGCGGGCGTTCGTCGCCAACATCGGCAGCGGGAACGTGACCGCCATCGACTGCGAGGAGCGGCGGATCCTCGCGGACCCCGAGGTCGGTGAGGAACCCGAGGGGATCGAGGTCCACCCGGAGGCTGGACTGCTCGTCGCCAACCAGGAAGACGGGATGCTCTCCGTGCTCGACCCCGAGACGCTCGAGAAAACGGGCCGCGCGCTGCTCGGCGAGACTCCGATCCGCGTCGTAAGTTCGCCGGACGGACGACACGTCCTCGTCCCGAACCGGGAGTCGAACGACGTCTCGCTGATCGACACCGAGCACGTCCGCGACGGTGAACGGCAACCCTGGGAGATCGCCCGGATCCCGGTCGGTATCTGGCCCGGCGGGACCGTCTTCGCTCCGGACGGGAACCGCGCGTTCGTCGCGAACAACAAGACCAACGACGTGTCGGTGATCGACTGCGAGACCTGGACCGAGACCGAGCGCTACGGGACGGAACTCCACCCGGACGGCATCGCCTACCTCGAGCGGTAA
- a CDS encoding thiamine pyrophosphate-binding protein gives MTGSYTGADLVTDALESYGVDYVFGNPGTTELPVVDAISRGDLEYVLGLHEDVAVGMAAGYAQTRRYHSRDDGSITPVGVANLHIAPGVAHGLGNLYAAKMAGAPLVVTAGNHSTDFRHEEPILSGDLCELTDQFCKWSDEVLDVAALPTMLRRAFRVALTPPTGPVFLGLPLDVMLAETDAEPERLGPIPSAGRGDPAALERAAELLVEADDPVLVVGDHVARSSENGVDAAVDLAEAAGARVHAEILASEIDFPTAHEQWVSHLPPDEDLASTLLDADTIVFAGCSTNTTLTRHEDPLVDPGTTCIHVGDDDWQLGKNEPADAAVLGDPGLVLRELADRVRERIDDATVAERLEHVAAVKEMVEAQMAALGEDEAPDDPRASKAQLADAMERVAGDAFVVDEAVTSKYALLTRWEFESEQYISNKGGGLGYGLPAAVGAALAESQRDEPRDVLGFVGDGSYLYYPHAIYSAARYDLDLTVVVSDNRNYRILKDNTLDLLGGEEDDYEFVGMDFEPAVDIARNAESHGATARRVETPDEIERALEAALARDGPDVLDVLVHD, from the coding sequence ATGACGGGCAGCTACACCGGTGCGGATCTCGTCACCGACGCGCTCGAGTCCTACGGCGTCGACTACGTCTTCGGGAACCCCGGAACGACGGAACTGCCGGTCGTGGACGCGATCAGCCGCGGCGACCTCGAGTACGTCCTGGGACTGCACGAGGACGTCGCGGTGGGGATGGCCGCGGGGTACGCCCAGACGCGGCGATACCACTCCCGCGACGACGGGTCGATCACGCCGGTCGGCGTCGCCAATCTCCACATCGCGCCGGGCGTCGCCCACGGCCTGGGCAACCTTTACGCCGCGAAGATGGCGGGCGCGCCACTGGTCGTCACGGCCGGCAACCACAGCACGGACTTCCGCCACGAGGAGCCGATCCTCTCGGGCGACCTGTGCGAGTTGACAGACCAGTTCTGCAAGTGGTCCGACGAGGTGCTGGACGTGGCGGCGCTGCCGACGATGCTCCGGCGGGCGTTCCGGGTTGCGCTGACGCCGCCGACCGGCCCGGTCTTCCTCGGACTCCCGCTGGACGTCATGCTCGCCGAGACCGACGCCGAACCGGAGCGGCTCGGGCCGATCCCCTCGGCCGGCCGGGGCGATCCCGCGGCCCTCGAGCGCGCGGCGGAGTTGCTCGTCGAGGCCGACGACCCCGTGCTGGTGGTCGGCGATCACGTCGCCCGCTCGAGCGAGAACGGCGTCGACGCGGCAGTCGACCTCGCGGAAGCCGCGGGGGCGCGGGTACACGCCGAAATTCTGGCGAGCGAGATCGACTTCCCGACGGCCCACGAGCAGTGGGTCTCGCATCTCCCGCCCGACGAGGACCTCGCGTCGACGCTGCTGGACGCCGATACGATCGTCTTCGCCGGCTGCTCGACGAATACGACGCTGACTCGGCACGAGGACCCGCTGGTCGACCCGGGGACGACCTGCATCCACGTCGGGGACGACGACTGGCAACTCGGCAAGAACGAGCCGGCCGACGCGGCCGTCCTCGGTGACCCCGGGCTCGTCCTGCGGGAGCTCGCGGACCGCGTTCGCGAGCGGATCGACGACGCGACCGTCGCCGAACGCCTCGAGCACGTCGCCGCCGTCAAGGAGATGGTCGAGGCCCAGATGGCGGCGCTGGGCGAGGACGAGGCCCCCGACGATCCGCGGGCCTCGAAGGCGCAACTGGCCGACGCGATGGAACGAGTCGCCGGCGACGCCTTCGTCGTCGACGAGGCCGTCACATCGAAGTACGCCCTGCTGACCCGGTGGGAGTTCGAGTCCGAACAGTACATTTCGAACAAGGGGGGCGGGCTGGGATACGGGCTGCCGGCCGCCGTCGGCGCGGCACTGGCCGAGTCCCAGCGGGACGAACCGCGGGACGTGCTCGGGTTCGTCGGCGACGGCTCGTACCTCTACTACCCGCACGCGATCTACAGCGCGGCGCGGTACGACCTCGATCTGACGGTCGTCGTCTCGGACAACCGCAATTACCGCATCCTGAAGGACAACACGCTGGACCTGCTGGGCGGCGAGGAAGACGACTACGAGTTCGTCGGGATGGACTTCGAACCGGCGGTCGACATCGCCCGGAACGCGGAGAGCCACGGGGCGACCGCACGACGCGTGGAGACGCCCGACGAGATCGAGCGCGCGCTCGAGGCGGCGCTCGCCCGCGACGGCCCGGACGTACTCGACGTGCTGGTCCACGATTAG
- a CDS encoding DUF7577 domain-containing protein has product MSPSTDSSRIVSCRRCRTENEVFYTYCRNCLETLPNEAYTTRDRSPRRRGDRQDR; this is encoded by the coding sequence ATGAGTCCCAGTACCGACTCCTCGCGGATCGTCAGCTGTCGGCGATGTCGGACCGAAAACGAGGTATTCTACACCTACTGTCGGAACTGCCTCGAGACGCTTCCCAACGAGGCGTACACGACCAGGGATCGGAGTCCGCGCCGCCGCGGGGACCGACAGGACCGGTAG
- a CDS encoding FAD-binding oxidoreductase — protein MTHDCSFLEDLSLADDQFSFGESAREGHAADWGADRKGEGVVPDAVVWPESTDDVSAVLAAATDRGVPVTPYAAGTALEGHAVPAYGGISLDLTRMNEVVDYRPDDFQIDVGPGMLGSDVDDYVGPDGLFFPPLPSSGDISTVGGMIATDASGMKTVKYGEVADWVLGLEAVLADGTVVQTGSRAVKTSSGYNLTDLLIGSEGTLAVVTEATLELAGRPRQIRGGRAIFDTLEDATEAVFDAVRTDVDVARIELVDALCARAANDYLGTDLPDAPMVFLEFHANHGVDEEIDLCETIFEDHDVVRFEMSDDDAEMDELWRARRELSYAIPSYDPDLEPQHPGDVTVPISAYPTIVREAKELAAEHDVRIPCFGHAGDGNLHYSILVDPDDPAAVERGKRVYETIIERALELGGTVTGEHGIGQGKREFLEAEHGAGGVEAMRAVKRALDPTDTLNPGKIFPETAEGERVREEGTASGRRESDLE, from the coding sequence ATGACACACGACTGCTCGTTCCTCGAGGACCTGTCCCTCGCGGACGACCAGTTCTCCTTCGGCGAGTCGGCACGGGAGGGCCACGCCGCGGACTGGGGGGCCGACCGGAAAGGCGAAGGCGTCGTCCCCGACGCGGTCGTCTGGCCGGAGTCGACCGACGACGTCTCGGCCGTGCTGGCCGCCGCGACCGACCGGGGAGTTCCCGTCACGCCGTACGCGGCGGGAACCGCGCTCGAGGGCCACGCCGTACCGGCCTACGGCGGGATCAGTCTCGATCTCACGCGGATGAACGAGGTGGTCGACTACCGGCCGGACGATTTCCAGATCGACGTCGGACCGGGGATGCTCGGGTCGGACGTCGACGACTACGTCGGCCCAGACGGGCTCTTCTTCCCGCCGCTGCCGTCCTCGGGCGACATCTCGACGGTCGGCGGCATGATCGCGACCGACGCCAGCGGGATGAAGACGGTCAAGTACGGGGAGGTCGCCGACTGGGTGCTCGGGCTGGAGGCCGTCCTCGCGGACGGGACCGTCGTACAGACGGGTTCACGGGCTGTCAAGACCTCGAGCGGCTACAACCTGACCGACCTGCTGATCGGCAGTGAGGGGACGCTTGCGGTCGTCACGGAGGCGACGCTCGAACTGGCCGGCCGGCCCAGGCAGATCCGCGGCGGCCGGGCTATCTTCGACACCCTCGAGGACGCCACCGAGGCGGTTTTCGACGCCGTGCGGACCGACGTCGACGTCGCCCGGATCGAACTCGTCGACGCCCTCTGTGCCCGCGCGGCCAACGACTACCTGGGGACCGACCTGCCCGACGCGCCGATGGTCTTTCTCGAGTTCCACGCCAACCACGGCGTCGACGAGGAGATCGACCTCTGTGAGACCATCTTCGAGGACCACGACGTCGTCCGGTTCGAGATGAGCGACGACGACGCCGAGATGGACGAACTCTGGCGGGCGCGGCGGGAACTCTCCTACGCCATCCCGAGCTACGACCCGGACCTCGAGCCCCAGCACCCCGGCGACGTGACCGTCCCCATCAGCGCCTACCCGACGATCGTCCGCGAGGCGAAGGAACTCGCGGCGGAACACGACGTTCGGATCCCCTGTTTCGGCCACGCTGGGGACGGTAACCTCCACTACAGCATCCTCGTCGATCCCGACGATCCCGCGGCGGTCGAACGCGGGAAACGCGTCTACGAGACGATCATCGAACGCGCCCTCGAGCTGGGCGGCACCGTCACCGGCGAACACGGTATCGGCCAGGGGAAACGGGAGTTCCTCGAGGCCGAACACGGCGCGGGCGGGGTCGAGGCGATGCGTGCGGTCAAACGCGCGCTGGATCCGACGGATACGCTCAACCCGGGGAAGATATTCCCGGAGACTGCGGAGGGCGAACGCGTCCGCGAGGAAGGGACGGCGTCCGGCCGCCGCGAGTCGGACCTCGAGTAG
- a CDS encoding Na+/H+ antiporter NhaC family protein, translating to MSEFGALALAPPLVAIAFAMYTRQTVVSLFAGVWIGALMVAGWNPIEATALSTEWIVEMIMTPFNARFLVLIMFMGAGAAFIYKSGGIIALENWIGHRIRTARDSQLLTWLIGIFIFFDSYTSTIVTGNATRELSEANDTSREMHSYVLDSTTSPVTTFGPVSNWIGFQVSMIIVGFESLDVTMESLDVTAFGLFLQSIPWNIYCFLAFFMVGFIAITQRFYGPMLDAEWRARTEGKTMREDATPLSDITTDVGEPSRENPKLMNFFLPIFALLVVGLVSLWWLGEGYRADVDVATAFQETDVALGLLYAAFAFMVTGMAGSLAYGTMDLEEASETIINGFKTMMIAAAIIILAWSIGHAAEQVGTAEFIVDLMVGGGVPGSLLPLIIFVAAMFIAFTTGTSWGTMGILTPIAIPLGYELAGVGILPVLIGVLLGGAIWGDHCSPISDTTVMSSIFAGADHIDHVNTQIPLAMTAAGVTAVVLLLYAVGLRQPYIALPLAFVLTAALVVALNKFDARRKNLPEVMPTQEELENGTPDREPDRRSVDENGDYSVFDPVAVAALFVVGGYFVLLFAFATLGG from the coding sequence ATGTCCGAATTCGGGGCACTGGCACTCGCACCGCCGCTCGTGGCCATCGCGTTCGCCATGTACACGAGACAGACGGTGGTGTCGTTGTTCGCGGGCGTATGGATCGGCGCGCTGATGGTGGCGGGCTGGAACCCCATCGAAGCGACGGCGCTCTCGACCGAGTGGATCGTCGAGATGATCATGACGCCGTTTAACGCCCGATTCCTCGTCTTGATCATGTTCATGGGGGCCGGTGCGGCGTTCATCTACAAGTCCGGCGGGATCATCGCGCTCGAGAACTGGATCGGCCACCGGATCCGGACCGCGCGGGATTCCCAGCTGCTGACGTGGCTGATCGGGATCTTCATCTTCTTCGATTCCTACACGAGTACGATCGTCACGGGCAACGCGACGCGGGAACTCTCCGAGGCGAACGACACCTCCCGCGAGATGCACTCCTACGTCCTCGACTCGACGACCTCGCCCGTGACGACGTTCGGGCCGGTGTCGAACTGGATCGGGTTCCAGGTGTCGATGATCATCGTCGGGTTCGAGTCACTCGACGTGACGATGGAGAGCCTCGACGTGACGGCGTTCGGCCTCTTCCTCCAGAGCATTCCGTGGAACATCTACTGCTTCCTGGCGTTTTTCATGGTCGGGTTCATCGCGATCACCCAGCGGTTCTACGGGCCGATGCTCGACGCCGAGTGGCGTGCCCGGACCGAGGGGAAGACGATGCGCGAGGACGCGACGCCGCTTTCCGACATCACGACCGACGTCGGCGAACCGAGCCGGGAGAACCCCAAGCTGATGAACTTTTTCCTCCCGATCTTCGCCCTGCTGGTCGTCGGGCTGGTCTCGCTGTGGTGGCTCGGCGAAGGGTACAGGGCCGACGTCGACGTCGCGACGGCGTTCCAGGAGACCGACGTCGCGCTCGGACTGCTGTACGCCGCGTTCGCGTTCATGGTCACCGGGATGGCCGGCTCGCTCGCCTACGGGACGATGGACCTCGAGGAGGCGAGCGAGACCATCATCAACGGCTTCAAGACGATGATGATCGCCGCGGCGATCATCATCCTGGCGTGGTCGATCGGCCACGCCGCGGAGCAGGTCGGCACCGCGGAGTTCATCGTCGATCTGATGGTCGGGGGCGGCGTCCCCGGCTCCCTGTTGCCGCTTATCATCTTCGTCGCGGCGATGTTCATCGCGTTCACGACCGGGACGTCCTGGGGGACGATGGGTATCCTGACCCCGATCGCCATCCCGCTTGGCTACGAACTCGCCGGCGTCGGGATCCTGCCGGTGTTGATCGGCGTCCTGCTGGGCGGCGCGATCTGGGGCGACCACTGTTCGCCGATCAGCGATACGACGGTCATGTCCTCGATCTTCGCTGGGGCCGACCACATCGACCACGTCAACACGCAGATCCCGCTGGCGATGACCGCGGCGGGCGTAACCGCCGTCGTCCTGCTGCTGTACGCCGTCGGGCTCCGACAGCCCTACATCGCACTGCCGCTGGCGTTCGTCCTCACGGCCGCGCTGGTCGTCGCGCTCAACAAGTTCGACGCCAGGCGGAAGAACCTGCCCGAAGTGATGCCGACCCAGGAGGAACTCGAGAACGGGACCCCGGACCGCGAACCGGACCGTCGTTCGGTGGACGAGAACGGTGACTACAGCGTGTTCGATCCGGTCGCCGTAGCCGCGCTGTTCGTCGTCGGCGGCTATTTCGTCCTGCTGTTCGCGTTCGCGACGCTGGGTGGATAG
- a CDS encoding TIGR04024 family LLM class F420-dependent oxidoreductase, translating to MTATATTTTTFERDLLVALNDYERPQDVAERAVEAEELGFDRITAGETTGWNIVPSLTLAADRTDDLGISNDVVSPYGRSPAMLAQTALTLQDAADGRFRLGIGPSSPAITERWHGREFDRPLRRTRETIEVIRTVYDEGTPAYDGEIFQIAGLDYERGVPESPPPIDLATLGPKATEMAGRFGDGWAPQLFTKAGLEDRLEDLRRGAHLADKDLADLRVAPIVRGIASEDREAARRKARKTIAFMIGAYGPYYGNSVAEQGYPDVVEEVRAAWKDRDTDAMAAALPDDVLDELAPAGTPTEVREWVAEYGAIDGVDAVRIGFVDGTTEEEKRTTMEAVVA from the coding sequence GTGACCGCGACCGCGACCACGACTACGACGTTCGAGCGTGACCTGCTGGTGGCGCTGAACGACTACGAACGCCCCCAGGACGTCGCCGAACGCGCGGTCGAGGCCGAAGAACTCGGTTTCGACCGGATCACAGCCGGCGAGACGACGGGCTGGAACATCGTCCCGTCGCTGACGCTGGCTGCCGATCGGACCGACGACCTGGGCATCTCGAACGACGTCGTCTCGCCGTACGGGCGCTCGCCGGCGATGCTCGCCCAGACGGCGCTGACGCTACAGGACGCCGCCGACGGCCGCTTTCGGCTCGGCATCGGCCCGAGTTCGCCCGCCATCACGGAACGCTGGCACGGTCGGGAGTTCGACCGCCCGCTCCGGCGGACGCGGGAGACGATCGAGGTGATCCGGACCGTCTACGATGAGGGAACCCCGGCCTACGACGGCGAGATCTTCCAGATCGCGGGGCTGGACTACGAGCGCGGCGTTCCGGAGTCGCCCCCGCCGATCGATCTCGCCACGCTCGGCCCGAAGGCGACCGAGATGGCCGGCCGGTTCGGCGACGGCTGGGCACCACAGCTGTTCACGAAAGCGGGCCTCGAGGATCGACTCGAGGACCTGCGACGCGGTGCCCACCTCGCCGACAAGGACCTCGCGGACCTGCGGGTCGCGCCGATCGTTCGCGGGATCGCGAGCGAGGACCGGGAGGCGGCCCGCCGGAAGGCGCGCAAGACGATCGCGTTCATGATCGGGGCCTACGGTCCGTACTACGGCAACTCGGTTGCCGAACAGGGGTATCCGGACGTCGTGGAGGAGGTCCGCGCGGCCTGGAAGGACCGCGACACCGACGCGATGGCCGCGGCGCTCCCCGACGACGTGCTCGACGAGTTGGCGCCCGCCGGCACCCCCACAGAGGTCCGCGAGTGGGTCGCGGAGTACGGCGCGATCGACGGCGTCGACGCGGTCCGAATCGGGTTCGTCGACGGGACGACCGAGGAGGAGAAGCGAACGACGATGGAGGCGGTCGTAGCGTAG
- a CDS encoding nucleoside 2-deoxyribosyltransferase, with amino-acid sequence MDIYFGGSIRGGRSDVDLYAAIIDLLEDHGTVLTEHVGKENVEEKEAEVGLTDADIYEQDLTWLRRADVVVAEVTTPSLGVGYELGRAVAWGKPVCCLYRPDGDHDLSAMVRGNGDVEVIEYETVADVEADLAEFLRGH; translated from the coding sequence ATGGACATCTACTTCGGCGGCTCGATCCGCGGCGGGCGGTCCGACGTCGATCTGTACGCGGCCATCATCGATCTACTCGAGGACCACGGAACGGTCCTGACAGAACACGTCGGCAAAGAAAACGTCGAGGAGAAGGAAGCCGAGGTGGGGCTCACGGACGCCGACATCTACGAGCAGGACCTCACCTGGCTCCGGCGGGCCGACGTCGTGGTCGCGGAGGTAACCACCCCCAGCCTCGGCGTCGGCTACGAACTCGGCCGCGCGGTCGCGTGGGGGAAGCCGGTCTGCTGTCTGTACCGCCCCGACGGGGACCACGACCTCTCCGCGATGGTCCGTGGCAACGGCGACGTCGAGGTCATCGAGTACGAGACGGTCGCCGACGTCGAGGCCGATCTCGCGGAGTTCCTGCGCGGTCACTAA
- a CDS encoding YbjQ family protein, with the protein MSDITITTTDSLEGREIVEYRGVVSGEAIIGANVVSDIAAGIRDIVGGRSGSYEKKIAVGREEAVSDIRAEAADLGADAVVGASFDYEEMAEGMLWVNLSGTAVTTRRE; encoded by the coding sequence ATGAGCGACATTACCATCACGACGACCGATAGCCTGGAAGGACGGGAGATCGTCGAGTACCGCGGCGTCGTCTCCGGCGAGGCGATCATCGGCGCGAACGTGGTCAGCGACATCGCCGCCGGCATCCGCGACATCGTCGGCGGGCGCAGCGGCTCCTACGAGAAGAAGATCGCGGTCGGCCGCGAGGAGGCGGTCTCCGACATCCGTGCGGAGGCGGCCGACCTCGGAGCCGACGCCGTCGTCGGCGCCTCGTTCGACTACGAAGAGATGGCCGAAGGCATGCTGTGGGTCAACCTCTCGGGGACCGCAGTGACGACCCGCCGCGAGTGA
- a CDS encoding pyridoxal phosphate-dependent aminotransferase has translation MTTFSDRVEQVSISGIREVFEAASEDAINLGIGQPDFPTPEHARQAAVEAIEAGEADAYTSNKGTRELREAIATKYDRDYGLEVDPGHVIATSGGSEALHLALEAHVDPGEEVIFPDPGFVSYDALTKIAGGTPKPVPLRDDLTLDPATVEEAITDETAAFVVNSPANPTGAVQSETDMREFARIADEHDVLCLSDEVYERIVFEGEHRSPMEFSETDNVVVVSACSKTYSMTGWRLGWVTASNRRIERMLRVHQYGQACASAPAQFAAEAALTGPQEPVEEMVDAFEERRDVVLDGLEDAGLEVPTPEGAFYVMPKVPEGWCDAVLEREVVVVPGEAFGSNGEGYARLSYATGMEELKEALEVIDDATRAVR, from the coding sequence ATGACCACATTCTCCGACCGGGTCGAGCAGGTGTCGATCAGCGGGATTCGCGAAGTGTTCGAGGCCGCAAGCGAGGACGCGATCAACCTCGGGATCGGCCAGCCGGACTTCCCTACCCCCGAACACGCCCGGCAGGCGGCGGTCGAGGCCATCGAGGCCGGGGAGGCCGACGCCTACACCTCCAACAAGGGAACGCGGGAACTCCGGGAGGCCATCGCGACCAAGTACGATCGGGATTACGGTCTCGAGGTCGATCCCGGCCACGTCATCGCCACCTCCGGCGGCAGCGAGGCCCTGCACCTCGCACTCGAGGCCCACGTCGACCCGGGCGAGGAAGTGATCTTCCCCGATCCGGGGTTCGTTTCCTACGACGCGCTGACGAAGATCGCGGGCGGGACGCCGAAACCCGTGCCGCTGCGGGACGATCTCACCCTCGATCCCGCGACGGTCGAAGAGGCGATCACCGACGAAACGGCCGCCTTCGTCGTCAACAGCCCCGCGAACCCGACGGGTGCCGTCCAGAGCGAGACGGACATGCGCGAGTTCGCCCGCATCGCTGACGAACACGACGTGCTCTGTCTCTCCGACGAGGTCTACGAACGGATCGTCTTCGAGGGCGAACACCGCTCACCGATGGAGTTCTCCGAGACGGACAACGTGGTCGTCGTCAGCGCCTGCTCGAAGACCTACTCGATGACCGGCTGGCGGCTCGGGTGGGTAACCGCCTCGAATCGCCGCATCGAACGGATGCTGCGGGTCCATCAGTACGGCCAGGCCTGTGCGTCCGCGCCCGCCCAGTTCGCCGCCGAAGCCGCGCTCACCGGCCCACAGGAGCCCGTCGAGGAGATGGTCGACGCCTTCGAGGAGCGCCGGGACGTCGTGCTCGACGGCCTCGAGGACGCCGGCCTCGAGGTGCCGACGCCGGAGGGTGCCTTCTACGTCATGCCGAAGGTCCCCGAGGGCTGGTGCGACGCGGTGCTCGAGCGGGAGGTGGTCGTCGTCCCCGGCGAAGCGTTCGGCTCGAACGGCGAGGGGTACGCGCGACTCTCCTATGCGACCGGGATGGAGGAACTAAAGGAAGCACTCGAGGTCATCGACGACGCGACCCGCGCGGTCCGGTGA